In a single window of the Luteibacter rhizovicinus DSM 16549 genome:
- a CDS encoding SulP family inorganic anion transporter gives MAFALVAHLNPLMGLYGAAIIAALTAAFGGRPGMISGAAGSMAVVIVALVVQHGAEYFLLTVLLSGLIQFLFGVLRLGKLVPMIPHPVMLGFVNGLAIVIASSQLEHLHAPGGGWLAGNALYLMLGLALVAMLVVYVLPRLTRVVPSALASIVIVSLIVQLFGVHTRAVGDIASIKGGLPFLHWPQVPWTLDTLKIVFPYALVMAMVGLLETLLTLNLVDEITATEGQPNRECMALGAANVVSGLFGGMGGCAMIGQTMINLTSGGRTRLSGITAGVLVMCFVLFLSPLIERIPLAALLGVMLVVAQKTFAWGSVPLLRRLPLTDALTIVAVTVITVFANLATAVLCGVLISAIAFSWKHADHLSVNREDLPNGGRRYRLQGTLYFAATARLQAMFDVDADPAHVELDCSGAHLDDHSAVEAIEALRRRYAQQGKQLQVTHLNDACEALLTRVGGAEAH, from the coding sequence ATGGCTTTCGCCCTGGTCGCGCATCTCAACCCCCTGATGGGTCTCTACGGCGCAGCGATCATCGCGGCGCTGACGGCTGCCTTTGGCGGCCGTCCAGGCATGATTTCCGGCGCGGCCGGCTCGATGGCGGTAGTGATCGTGGCCCTGGTGGTACAGCACGGCGCCGAGTATTTCCTGCTCACCGTGCTGCTCAGTGGCCTGATCCAGTTCCTCTTCGGCGTGCTACGGCTGGGAAAGCTGGTGCCGATGATTCCGCATCCGGTGATGCTGGGCTTCGTGAATGGTCTGGCGATCGTGATCGCCAGTTCGCAGCTGGAACATCTGCACGCGCCGGGCGGCGGTTGGCTCGCCGGCAACGCGCTCTATCTGATGCTCGGCCTGGCACTCGTAGCGATGCTGGTGGTCTACGTGCTGCCCCGGCTTACCCGCGTCGTGCCCTCGGCGTTGGCATCGATCGTCATCGTCAGCCTGATCGTGCAGCTGTTCGGCGTGCACACCCGCGCCGTCGGCGATATCGCTTCCATCAAGGGCGGCCTGCCCTTCCTGCACTGGCCGCAGGTGCCGTGGACGCTGGATACGCTGAAAATCGTGTTTCCGTATGCGCTGGTGATGGCCATGGTCGGCCTGCTGGAAACCCTGCTTACGCTCAACCTGGTCGATGAAATCACCGCCACCGAAGGCCAGCCCAATCGCGAGTGCATGGCGCTGGGCGCTGCTAACGTCGTGTCAGGGCTATTCGGTGGCATGGGTGGCTGCGCCATGATCGGCCAGACCATGATCAACCTCACCTCAGGCGGGCGCACACGCCTGTCCGGCATCACGGCCGGCGTGCTGGTGATGTGTTTCGTGCTGTTCCTTTCGCCGTTGATCGAGCGTATTCCATTGGCCGCACTGCTCGGCGTCATGCTCGTAGTGGCGCAGAAGACCTTTGCCTGGGGAAGCGTGCCGTTGCTGCGCCGGCTGCCACTGACCGATGCCTTGACCATTGTCGCCGTCACGGTCATCACCGTCTTCGCCAATCTTGCTACTGCCGTTCTGTGTGGTGTTCTGATTTCCGCCATCGCCTTTTCCTGGAAGCACGCCGATCACCTCAGCGTGAATCGTGAGGATCTTCCCAACGGCGGTCGCCGCTATCGTCTGCAGGGCACGCTGTACTTCGCAGCCACGGCGCGACTGCAGGCGATGTTCGACGTAGATGCCGATCCGGCTCATGTCGAGCTGGACTGCTCCGGGGCGCACCTGGACGATCATTCGGCCGTCGAGGCGATCGAAGCGCTGCGGCGCCGTTATGCGCAACAAGGCAAGCAATTGCAGGTCACGCACTTGAATGATGCGTGCGAGGCCTTGCTCACTCGCGTCGGCGGCGCCGAGGCGCATTGA